TCAACGGAGAAGGCGTCAGGCCGCGCGACTCGAACCCCAGCGTGATAGCGGCCTCGATGACGTCCTTTACGACCCGGTCGCGCACCTCTTCATCGCGGACGACCCCGCCCTTCCCGACGAGTTCTTTGCCCGCCTCAAACTGGGGCTTGACCAGAACCACCCCTTCGGCCGGCGTCTTCAGCAGGGTTTTGAGCACCGGCAACACCAAACGCAGCGAGATGAAAGAACAATCGGCCGTGAATACGTCCGGACGTCTTTCTAACGCCTCTGGAACCAGGTTTCGGATGTTCGTACGCTCCATAACGCAGACCCGGGGGTCTTGCCGGAGCCGCCATGCCAATTGGCCATAACCCACATCAACGGCATACACATACGCCGCCCCGTGCTGCAGAAGGCAATCCGTAAACCCGCCCGTGGACGCGCCCACGTCGATCGCGACGCGCCCGGACACGTCGAATTCGAACGCCTGGAATGCCGCCTCGAGCTTGTCGCCGCCGCGGCTCACAAAACGCGCCTCTTCGCGGATTTCGAGCGGGGTATCCGCCTCCAGCCGCACACCCGGTTTATCGAGTTTTCGGCCGTCCGGGGCGTAGACGTGACCGGTCTGAATCAACCCTCTGGCCTTCGAGCGCGACACGCCCGCGAGCCGCTGCACCAGTATGTCCAGCCGTTCTTTTTCCATATGCACTGGCTTATGTCGACAGGAAACCCCTCTCGGCCCCGCAGTATGCAGCAGAACCGCCGACGGTGTCACGTTGACGCCGTGCCGGCGATGTGTCGTTCAACACGGCCCCCCGGGTCTTGGCGCACCGTTGAGGGCAAGGCCCCGCCCATGCCTCATAATGGTTGAGTGGTGGCGCTCCGCTTGCTTCCCCACGACATAAGCGCTCCGACCACCAACAGGGCCAATCCCAACAGAATGTCGAGGAATCGCGCCATGGGGCTGTTCATCCATGGGATCAGGACCAGCATCATCACGCCGATTATAACAACGCATACTCCCGCGACGCGGAACGGCGACATGACGACGCCGGAACCGGTTTCCGGCTCTATATCCTCAGGAAGGTCTCCGATGGGAGTCTCGAGGCGTTCAAGGAGAGCGCCTGCCCGCGCGAGTTCGCTGGCAGTGGCGGGCGCCAGCAGGCTTGCCAGCTCCATCACCACGTAGGTAAACAGGGCGGTACTCAAGAACATGGCGATCTCGAGCTTGACTTCAAAGCTGCCGAGAAAAATGGCCCCCTTGTCCGGCTGCCAGGTAATGCCAGCGAACGTCAGGGCCTCTTCCCGGAATGACAAAGCAAACAGCAGAAGGCCCACCGCGGTGCCGCACAGGAACCCCAGGATGGCGCTCCTGCCCGTATACCGGCGCGACAACAGCCCCAGGAGCATTGGAACCGCCACCGGCGCGGTAGCGACCCCGAACAGCGTCACCATTACGCGGAACATGCTTTCCGCCTTCCAGCGAGCCAGAATCATCGCCGTGCCAAGGGCAACCAATCCGACAAGAAGCGTCATCAAACGGCCTACGGTCACGAGTTCCTTCTGCGAGGCGGACGGCCGGATCAGACGGCGGTACACGTCGTTCGTGAGCACGCTGGCGCAAACGTTGTAGTCGCCGCTCAAGGTGGACATGGTGGCCGCGAACATCGCCGCGATGGCCAGTCCCAGCATCCCGGCGGGAAGTAATTGGGTGCACAATAGCGGGTAGATGGTGCCAGCGTCTTGCAGCTCAGGTATAAACTGCCGCGCAGCGATCGCGGGAGAAAACATAAGCGGCGGTCCGATGATATACAGCGCTATAACCGCCCATCCCACTTTCAGGGCGTCCCGCTCCTTAGGCACACAATAATACCGCTGGATGAGCGCCCAGTTGATGCTGCTCCAGGCCAGACTGTAAAGCATGATCAGCGGGATCACGTAGGTCCAGCCGTATTCGGGAGCAGTCATATTGAAGAAGCCCTCGGGAGAGTTGTTGAATATC
The Candidatus Hydrogenedentota bacterium DNA segment above includes these coding regions:
- a CDS encoding TlyA family RNA methyltransferase; this translates as MEKERLDILVQRLAGVSRSKARGLIQTGHVYAPDGRKLDKPGVRLEADTPLEIREEARFVSRGGDKLEAAFQAFEFDVSGRVAIDVGASTGGFTDCLLQHGAAYVYAVDVGYGQLAWRLRQDPRVCVMERTNIRNLVPEALERRPDVFTADCSFISLRLVLPVLKTLLKTPAEGVVLVKPQFEAGKELVGKGGVVRDEEVRDRVVKDVIEAAITLGFESRGLTPSPLKGPKGNQEFLAHLTLPALE
- a CDS encoding sodium transporter produces the protein MNEPTQGTLQLPDYFMIGGYFILMLAIGAYFYRYMRRMKDYFSGSNTVPWWLSGISFYMTSFSVSAFVFYPSICYRYGWVGVTLLWVAVPATLFSVVFFAKRWRRARIDSPVEYLETRYNAFLRQVFAWQGIPVKMIDDGIKLFATGTFISICTGINIKYSIFGAGGIMLIYTFMGGLWAVMVTDFIQFVVLTVGLLVIFPLSIQRAGGFAQIFNNSPEGFFNMTAPEYGWTYVIPLIMLYSLAWSSINWALIQRYYCVPKERDALKVGWAVIALYIIGPPLMFSPAIAARQFIPELQDAGTIYPLLCTQLLPAGMLGLAIAAMFAATMSTLSGDYNVCASVLTNDVYRRLIRPSASQKELVTVGRLMTLLVGLVALGTAMILARWKAESMFRVMVTLFGVATAPVAVPMLLGLLSRRYTGRSAILGFLCGTAVGLLLFALSFREEALTFAGITWQPDKGAIFLGSFEVKLEIAMFLSTALFTYVVMELASLLAPATASELARAGALLERLETPIGDLPEDIEPETGSGVVMSPFRVAGVCVVIIGVMMLVLIPWMNSPMARFLDILLGLALLVVGALMSWGSKRSATTQPL